From one Myxococcus xanthus genomic stretch:
- a CDS encoding sigma-54-dependent transcriptional regulator has protein sequence MQDEMAQLLTDLRGAKDFEAAAAATLRRLQAVAQEAVASSRYAARGRVLRGIVHLRPGEAYRSLAALEVGAAEITDASVGTPFFTSATAWRAVVEHRCAVSIDVNVGTVQPHAPNAPVTGDPSLAGFNSHESRQRFLGRHATHVCVLPLRTPGGDIEGMISLEADCLAAMGQDFVWLEAGDRLQLLADVAAPYLARLPQRPVARPEVDEFLPVVGRSMAELLPILRVFALQDETILISGATGAGKSRLARWCHERSNRRGKPFETLDLVTVPEDLQMAELFGWKKGAFTGAVRDAPGSVARAEGGTLFIDEIDKLSLKAQAGLLHLLESRSYRPLGEGTGERQADVRFIIGTNADLHAEVRAGRFREDLYYRVNVLPVRMPALQERQDEIPLWAQYMVNRRHRERSPDGHARLMKEAERLLVGSPWPGNLRQLDNIVRRAYTLAMVEHADASGELVLHEKHVARALDYEQAPGARPLPEALRAAAQAFVAEARRRNAPLDLDLADAFRGMVLGLAIRQVGRDEGFKLLGRESLVKNRNHHKALKRELEKVDSLYKALGEEGSPFSDLLSEVEAV, from the coding sequence ATGCAAGACGAGATGGCGCAACTCCTCACGGATTTGCGGGGAGCCAAGGACTTCGAGGCCGCGGCTGCCGCAACGCTCCGGCGGCTGCAGGCCGTCGCCCAGGAGGCCGTTGCGTCCAGTCGGTACGCAGCCCGGGGCCGGGTGTTGCGAGGCATCGTCCACCTCCGCCCCGGCGAGGCCTACCGCAGTCTGGCCGCACTGGAGGTAGGGGCTGCGGAGATTACGGATGCCAGTGTAGGCACGCCCTTCTTCACCTCCGCCACGGCCTGGCGCGCGGTGGTGGAGCACCGGTGCGCGGTCTCCATCGACGTGAATGTCGGGACGGTGCAGCCCCATGCGCCCAACGCCCCCGTGACGGGAGACCCGAGCCTGGCGGGCTTCAACAGCCATGAGAGCCGGCAGCGCTTCCTGGGCCGTCATGCGACACACGTCTGCGTGCTTCCGCTGCGCACGCCGGGTGGGGACATCGAGGGCATGATTTCGCTGGAGGCGGACTGCCTGGCCGCGATGGGGCAGGACTTCGTCTGGCTGGAGGCAGGGGACCGGCTCCAACTGCTGGCGGACGTGGCGGCGCCGTACCTGGCCCGGCTGCCGCAGCGGCCCGTGGCCCGGCCGGAGGTGGATGAGTTCCTCCCGGTGGTGGGGCGCTCCATGGCGGAGCTGCTGCCCATCCTCCGCGTCTTCGCGCTGCAGGATGAGACCATCCTCATCAGCGGCGCCACCGGCGCGGGCAAGTCACGGCTGGCGCGCTGGTGCCACGAGCGCTCCAACCGCCGCGGCAAGCCCTTCGAGACACTGGACCTGGTGACGGTGCCGGAAGACCTCCAGATGGCGGAGCTCTTCGGCTGGAAGAAGGGCGCCTTCACCGGCGCGGTGCGAGATGCCCCCGGCAGCGTGGCCCGCGCGGAGGGCGGCACGCTGTTCATCGACGAAATCGACAAGCTGTCGCTCAAGGCCCAGGCGGGGTTGCTGCACTTGCTGGAGTCGCGCAGCTACCGGCCGCTCGGTGAGGGCACCGGTGAGCGGCAGGCGGACGTGCGCTTCATCATCGGCACCAACGCGGACCTGCACGCGGAGGTCCGCGCGGGCCGCTTCCGCGAGGACCTCTACTACCGCGTCAACGTGCTGCCGGTGCGCATGCCGGCCCTTCAGGAGCGCCAGGACGAAATCCCCCTGTGGGCGCAGTACATGGTGAACCGCCGGCACCGCGAGCGCTCGCCGGACGGCCACGCCCGGTTGATGAAGGAGGCGGAGCGGCTGCTGGTGGGGAGCCCCTGGCCGGGCAACCTGCGGCAGCTCGACAACATCGTCCGCCGCGCCTACACGCTGGCCATGGTGGAGCACGCGGACGCCTCGGGCGAGCTGGTGCTGCACGAGAAGCATGTCGCGCGGGCGCTCGACTATGAGCAGGCCCCGGGAGCCCGGCCGCTGCCGGAGGCGCTGCGCGCGGCCGCGCAGGCCTTCGTCGCCGAAGCACGCCGCCGCAATGCCCCGTTGGATTTGGACCTGGCCGATGCCTTCCGCGGCATGGTGCTGGGGCTCGCCATCCGCCAGGTGGGGCGGGACGAGGGCTTCAAGCTGCTGGGCCGCGAGAGCCTGGTGAAGAACCGCAACCACCACAAGGCGCTCAAGCGCGAGTTGGAGAAGGTGGACTCGCTCTACAAGGCACTGGGCGAGGAGGGCTCGCCCTTCTCCGACTTGCTGTCGGAGGTCGAAGCCGTCTGA
- a CDS encoding multiheme c-type cytochrome, producing the protein MRAFLAAALLAASLAGCARKDPPPKPAEADASSSPATAAAKPAAAASQGSGAILFLSADTRGYLGPCGCSENMRGGIARAAAQVQSARKGSLPVLYVDGGNSLFGEQRLKPGQVPQEERKAKALADAMRHMGLAVRATGPLDDTQGVDFRKGLGLPELAPGAVKLLPAGERKVGVVAATTAAQLAEASAQARAQGADFVVGLLDVTLDVAQQAVEQPGLKADVVVATRTATEFSGEENRLVRSAVPVVALQSKGRSLLRVDLAYAPQAGPFALQKGQDDLEREAAALEQRTALLDKDINLPGTDPKLKALKQGKRDELVARRQALLDAPPVTSDGVNAFTLRFVPLESSLPSDAEAVALVSAYDADVGKMNLAWAKAHGQDCLPPAPGRAAFVGNEPCRTCHEDAFPVWKKSKHHLAWETLEQVGKQFHLNCVGCHVTGWEQPGGVCRLDKVAGREDVGCESCHGPGSEHADAPGTHNIIASPGESVCVTCHNPENSPHFDFATYLPRIVGPGHGKP; encoded by the coding sequence ATGCGTGCCTTCCTCGCCGCGGCCCTGCTGGCCGCGTCGCTCGCTGGCTGTGCACGCAAGGACCCACCCCCCAAGCCCGCGGAAGCAGACGCTTCGTCTTCGCCGGCCACCGCCGCCGCGAAGCCCGCCGCGGCGGCAAGCCAGGGCTCGGGCGCCATCCTCTTCCTCTCTGCCGACACGCGTGGCTACCTGGGCCCGTGCGGCTGTAGCGAGAACATGCGGGGCGGCATTGCCCGCGCCGCCGCGCAGGTGCAGTCGGCGCGCAAGGGCTCGCTGCCCGTCCTCTATGTGGATGGCGGCAACAGCCTCTTCGGCGAGCAGCGGCTCAAGCCGGGACAGGTGCCTCAGGAGGAGCGCAAGGCGAAGGCGCTCGCGGACGCCATGCGGCACATGGGCCTGGCGGTGCGCGCCACCGGTCCGCTGGACGACACGCAGGGCGTGGACTTCCGCAAGGGCCTGGGGCTGCCGGAACTGGCGCCGGGCGCGGTGAAGCTGCTGCCCGCGGGCGAACGGAAGGTGGGCGTGGTGGCGGCGACCACGGCCGCGCAGCTCGCGGAGGCCAGCGCCCAGGCCCGCGCGCAGGGAGCAGACTTCGTGGTGGGCCTGCTGGACGTCACGCTGGACGTGGCCCAGCAGGCGGTGGAGCAGCCGGGTTTGAAGGCCGACGTGGTGGTGGCCACTCGCACCGCCACCGAGTTCAGTGGCGAGGAGAACCGACTGGTGCGGTCCGCGGTGCCGGTGGTGGCGCTGCAGAGCAAGGGACGCTCGCTGCTGCGCGTGGACCTGGCCTATGCACCCCAGGCTGGCCCCTTCGCGTTGCAGAAGGGTCAGGATGATTTGGAGCGTGAGGCCGCCGCCCTGGAGCAACGCACGGCGCTGTTGGACAAGGACATCAACCTCCCCGGCACGGACCCGAAGCTCAAGGCGCTCAAGCAGGGCAAGCGCGACGAACTGGTGGCGCGCCGGCAGGCCCTGCTGGACGCTCCTCCCGTCACCTCGGACGGCGTCAACGCCTTCACGCTGCGCTTCGTGCCCCTGGAGTCCAGCCTTCCCTCCGACGCGGAGGCGGTCGCGCTGGTGTCCGCCTACGACGCGGACGTGGGGAAGATGAACCTCGCCTGGGCGAAGGCGCATGGACAGGACTGCCTCCCTCCGGCGCCGGGCCGCGCGGCCTTCGTGGGCAACGAGCCCTGCCGCACCTGCCACGAGGACGCCTTTCCCGTCTGGAAGAAATCCAAGCACCACCTCGCCTGGGAGACGCTGGAACAGGTGGGCAAGCAGTTCCACCTCAACTGCGTGGGGTGCCACGTCACCGGCTGGGAGCAGCCCGGCGGCGTTTGCCGGCTGGACAAGGTGGCGGGCCGCGAGGACGTGGGCTGTGAGAGCTGCCACGGTCCGGGCTCGGAGCACGCGGACGCGCCGGGCACCCACAACATCATCGCCTCGCCGGGCGAGAGCGTGTGCGTCACCTGTCACAACCCGGAGAACTCGCCTCACTTCGATTTCGCGACGTACCTGCCGCGCATCGTGGGGCCGGGACACGGGAAGCCCTAG
- a CDS encoding heme oxygenase (biliverdin-producing), translated as MSATGTLRLPRTDVSARVKRLVEPQLPASPQQPQAATPAPLSVLLAEGTAKLAAQAERSLFIQSLFFDAWEGGIYGQYVRAQHYVSHLRQLHTLYAAFEAALPHVMGTTLTTALLLPELRLASALEADLTYFCGESRADTFACVETRLHAERIREVAEDAPHLLVAHAYARCVLDVFSGHRRARRITDAFELAEGQGTTFYGTVPEAGLAAFRVRFHSRIDGLELAEDETREVVQEARMAFRLHALVCDELARGATGIAAGPHADAR; from the coding sequence GTGAGCGCCACCGGCACGTTGCGGCTGCCGCGGACGGATGTGTCCGCGCGTGTGAAGCGGCTGGTGGAGCCCCAGCTCCCTGCGTCCCCGCAGCAGCCCCAGGCCGCCACCCCGGCGCCCCTGTCCGTGCTGCTGGCGGAAGGCACGGCGAAGCTGGCCGCGCAGGCGGAGCGCTCGCTGTTCATCCAGTCCCTCTTCTTCGACGCGTGGGAGGGCGGCATCTATGGCCAGTACGTCCGGGCGCAGCACTACGTGAGCCACCTGCGGCAGCTCCACACGCTCTACGCGGCGTTCGAAGCGGCGCTGCCCCACGTCATGGGCACCACGCTCACCACCGCGCTGCTGCTGCCCGAGCTGCGGCTGGCCTCCGCGCTGGAAGCGGACCTGACGTACTTCTGCGGCGAGTCCCGGGCGGACACCTTCGCCTGCGTGGAGACGCGGCTGCACGCCGAGCGCATCCGGGAGGTGGCCGAGGACGCCCCTCACCTGCTGGTGGCGCACGCCTACGCACGCTGCGTGCTGGACGTCTTCAGCGGGCATCGCCGGGCGCGGCGAATCACGGACGCCTTCGAGTTGGCGGAAGGCCAGGGCACCACCTTCTACGGCACGGTGCCCGAGGCCGGGCTGGCGGCCTTCCGCGTCCGCTTCCACTCGCGCATCGACGGGCTGGAGCTGGCCGAGGACGAGACGCGCGAGGTGGTGCAGGAAGCGCGCATGGCCTTCCGGCTCCACGCGCTCGTGTGTGACGAGCTGGCCCGGGGCGCCACGGGCATCGCCGCGGGCCCCCACGCCGACGCCCGGTAG
- the lpoB gene encoding penicillin-binding protein activator LpoB, which translates to MNTRRLILSACLAASLSACTGPRAFTRGTYEDPNTIEMLSDRFNENDLQLIAKKMAESLATSPRFSQPRPDGSLPIVLVGKLKNSTSEHIDMRSLGDKIQTALAQTGRFALVDQQARQDIAEEYEYQQSGYVDPNTAKGPGQQTSVDFLMTGDLASIIQEVGRDKLVYYKMTAKLSNVRTGLIEWTDEKQIRKKFEKRGVSW; encoded by the coding sequence ATGAACACCCGCCGCCTGATTCTGTCCGCCTGTCTCGCCGCTTCGCTGTCCGCCTGCACGGGCCCGCGCGCCTTCACGCGTGGCACGTACGAGGACCCGAACACCATCGAGATGCTGTCGGACCGCTTCAACGAGAACGACCTGCAGCTCATCGCGAAGAAGATGGCGGAGTCGCTCGCCACCTCGCCGCGCTTCTCCCAGCCCCGGCCGGACGGCTCGCTGCCCATTGTCCTGGTGGGCAAGCTGAAGAACAGCACCTCCGAGCACATCGACATGCGCTCGCTGGGCGACAAGATTCAGACGGCGCTGGCGCAGACGGGCCGCTTCGCCCTGGTGGACCAGCAGGCGCGCCAGGACATCGCGGAGGAGTACGAGTACCAGCAGTCCGGCTACGTCGACCCGAACACCGCCAAGGGCCCGGGTCAGCAGACGTCGGTGGACTTCCTGATGACGGGCGACCTCGCCTCCATCATCCAGGAGGTCGGCCGGGACAAGCTCGTCTATTACAAGATGACCGCGAAGCTCAGCAACGTGCGGACCGGCCTCATCGAATGGACGGACGAGAAGCAGATCCGCAAGAAGTTCGAGAAGCGCGGCGTGAGCTGGTAA
- a CDS encoding mechanosensitive ion channel family protein produces MMHRDRWTLRALVLGLGLLWSLPAAALNAGLNPPPSSVDRKTPQATVQGFLAAAHRGDYALAAHYLDLDYIPRAQQAERGFQLARALKFVLDRKLPVDVGSLSKEPEGDPADARYDQLGTIPLQGNNVPVRVQRVSSAEGEMVWVFSESTVRQVDPLFAEYGPRLVGLLPAFFFSDTVLGLEPWQWLGLLVTVLGSLGLAVLLERLVLAFARRVARWTRFTWEENVVSSGKGPLKLLTFSALLVVGTLLLRLPRPAQGVFIRIGYSLSVVALAWAVLRILHVSVAFVQSRVSSEMKDAARARSVSTQLVVLRAIFEVATYVIAAALLLIQFEVVRNVGVSLLASAGIAGLVLGLAAQKSIGTLLAGIQLSITQPISIGDTLITEGEWGTVEKITLTYVVLRTWDQRRLVIPIVQFLDKPFQNWSKGNPEMLGPVILQVDFQTDIDALRAELRRILENEGKALWDGRVATVVVLDVLDRTLTVRALVSVSDFSKLFDLRALVREKLVAFLRAHPLWLPVTRTEARPFPPPELDPARLSTSPDSPPAPPTPPRV; encoded by the coding sequence ATGATGCACCGTGACAGATGGACCCTGAGGGCACTCGTCCTGGGACTGGGGCTGCTGTGGAGCCTTCCTGCCGCCGCGCTCAACGCGGGTCTCAACCCGCCGCCCTCCTCGGTGGACCGGAAGACGCCGCAGGCCACCGTGCAGGGCTTTCTGGCCGCCGCGCACCGGGGGGACTACGCCCTGGCGGCGCACTACCTGGACCTGGACTACATCCCCCGCGCCCAGCAGGCGGAGCGGGGCTTCCAGTTGGCCCGCGCGCTCAAGTTCGTGCTGGACCGCAAGCTGCCCGTGGACGTGGGCTCGCTGAGCAAGGAGCCGGAGGGCGACCCGGCCGACGCGCGCTACGACCAGTTGGGCACCATTCCGTTGCAGGGGAACAACGTCCCCGTCCGCGTCCAGCGTGTCTCCTCTGCTGAGGGGGAGATGGTCTGGGTCTTCAGCGAGTCCACGGTGCGGCAGGTGGACCCGCTCTTCGCGGAGTATGGCCCCCGGCTGGTGGGCCTCCTGCCGGCCTTCTTCTTCAGTGACACGGTGCTGGGACTGGAGCCCTGGCAGTGGCTGGGGCTGCTGGTGACGGTGCTGGGCAGCCTGGGCCTGGCGGTGCTGCTGGAGCGCCTGGTCCTGGCCTTCGCCCGCCGTGTGGCGCGGTGGACCCGGTTCACCTGGGAGGAGAATGTGGTCTCCTCGGGGAAGGGGCCGCTGAAGCTGCTCACCTTCTCCGCGCTGCTGGTGGTGGGCACGCTGCTCTTGCGGCTGCCTCGTCCGGCGCAGGGCGTGTTCATCCGGATCGGCTACTCGTTGAGCGTCGTGGCGCTGGCTTGGGCCGTGCTGCGCATCCTCCACGTCTCCGTCGCCTTCGTGCAGAGCCGCGTGTCGTCGGAGATGAAGGACGCGGCACGGGCGCGCAGCGTGAGCACGCAGTTGGTGGTGCTCCGCGCCATCTTCGAGGTGGCCACGTACGTCATCGCCGCGGCGCTGCTGCTCATCCAGTTCGAGGTGGTGCGCAACGTCGGAGTGTCACTGCTGGCCTCTGCCGGTATTGCCGGCCTGGTGCTCGGTCTCGCGGCGCAGAAGTCCATTGGTACGCTGCTGGCCGGCATCCAGCTCTCCATCACCCAGCCCATCAGCATTGGCGACACCCTCATCACCGAGGGCGAGTGGGGCACGGTGGAGAAAATCACGCTCACCTACGTGGTGCTGCGGACGTGGGACCAGCGCCGGCTGGTCATCCCCATTGTCCAGTTCCTGGACAAGCCCTTCCAGAACTGGAGCAAGGGGAACCCGGAGATGCTGGGGCCCGTCATCCTCCAGGTGGACTTCCAGACAGACATCGACGCGCTGCGCGCGGAGCTGCGCCGCATCCTGGAGAACGAGGGCAAGGCCCTGTGGGACGGCCGCGTGGCGACGGTGGTCGTCCTGGACGTGCTGGACCGCACCCTCACGGTGCGCGCGCTGGTCAGCGTGTCGGACTTCAGCAAGCTCTTCGACCTGCGGGCCCTGGTGCGCGAGAAGCTGGTCGCCTTCCTTCGCGCCCACCCGCTGTGGCTGCCCGTCACCCGCACGGAGGCGCGTCCCTTCCCGCCGCCCGAGCTGGATCCGGCGCGGCTGTCCACTTCCCCGGACTCGCCGCCCGCGCCGCCCACGCCGCCTCGGGTGTGA
- a CDS encoding class I SAM-dependent methyltransferase, with amino-acid sequence MEKRTDWYEHPQYYEAIFGTDTVREVDFLQTLSERFGTGGKLWLEPACGAGRLVEEASSRGLRVVGYDISEAMLAHARKRLTPAQRRRVKLGPSRMESFSDPSLEGQVDLAHCLVSTFRYLDSEAAARQHLLGTRRLLKPGGIYVLGFHLTDYARARPEHERWVGQVGEDRVVCNTNEGLPEQRARRSPMRNRLRVTGPDKDWLIETQWYFRTYSNAQAAKLFRDAGMRVLAGYTFDYDINAPVERGSLRLDRVFVLQPDPESPSVDPAEPGRASARKAPKRASTPQKSRKISR; translated from the coding sequence ATGGAAAAACGCACCGACTGGTACGAACACCCGCAGTACTACGAAGCCATCTTCGGCACGGACACCGTGCGCGAGGTGGACTTCCTCCAGACGCTCAGCGAGCGCTTCGGCACGGGCGGCAAGCTGTGGCTCGAGCCCGCCTGCGGCGCGGGGCGGCTCGTGGAGGAGGCATCGAGCCGGGGCCTGCGGGTGGTGGGCTATGACATCTCCGAGGCGATGCTGGCCCATGCGCGCAAGCGCCTGACGCCGGCGCAGCGGCGGCGCGTGAAGCTGGGGCCGTCACGCATGGAGTCCTTCTCCGACCCGTCGCTGGAGGGGCAGGTGGACCTGGCGCACTGCCTGGTGTCGACCTTCCGCTACCTGGACAGTGAGGCCGCGGCGCGCCAGCACCTGCTGGGGACGCGGCGGCTCTTGAAGCCGGGCGGCATCTACGTGCTCGGCTTCCACCTCACGGACTACGCGCGCGCCCGGCCCGAACACGAGCGCTGGGTGGGGCAGGTGGGGGAGGACCGCGTCGTCTGCAACACGAACGAGGGCCTTCCGGAGCAGCGGGCGCGGCGCTCGCCCATGCGCAACCGCCTGCGCGTCACCGGGCCGGACAAGGACTGGCTCATCGAAACCCAGTGGTACTTCCGCACGTACAGCAATGCCCAGGCGGCGAAGCTGTTCCGCGACGCGGGCATGCGGGTGCTGGCCGGGTACACCTTCGACTACGACATCAACGCACCTGTGGAGCGCGGCAGCCTCCGGTTGGACCGAGTCTTCGTCCTCCAGCCGGACCCCGAGTCTCCGTCCGTGGACCCTGCCGAGCCTGGGCGTGCGTCCGCGCGGAAAGCGCCCAAGAGGGCCTCGACGCCCCAGAAATCGCGCAAGATTTCACGATGA
- a CDS encoding ZIP family metal transporter: MSPVLATVALYSLIIVLGALAGAVVVVLNDRPTHLVRFLAFAAGVMLGAAFFHMLPEAYLGGGWWAFALVPAGFAFLLVLERYLVAHAGEDISHGDTMAGTGHSVHPGHVLGLTAFLGLSTHTLFDGIALGSAVEEGVGGMALLAIVAHKVPSALSLASILKTEGRSKVSILSLSTLYGMMVPAGALLYFLFDAMLQFESLAAKALAFSAGTFLYIAVSDLLPHVHRHGKDQPGRNVLALFAGLLLMFLLARLMGHPEHPGH, from the coding sequence ATGTCGCCGGTCCTGGCCACGGTGGCCCTGTATTCCCTCATCATCGTCCTCGGCGCGCTGGCTGGCGCCGTGGTCGTCGTCTTGAACGACCGACCCACCCATCTGGTGCGCTTCCTGGCTTTCGCCGCGGGCGTGATGCTGGGCGCCGCCTTCTTCCACATGCTGCCGGAGGCGTATCTGGGTGGCGGATGGTGGGCCTTCGCCCTGGTGCCCGCGGGTTTCGCCTTCTTGCTGGTGCTGGAGCGCTACCTCGTCGCGCACGCGGGCGAGGACATCTCCCACGGAGACACCATGGCGGGCACCGGGCACTCGGTGCATCCGGGCCACGTGCTGGGGCTCACCGCCTTCCTGGGGCTGTCCACGCACACGTTGTTCGACGGGATTGCCCTGGGCTCGGCGGTGGAGGAGGGCGTGGGGGGCATGGCGCTGCTGGCCATCGTCGCGCACAAGGTGCCCTCCGCGCTGTCGCTGGCCTCCATCCTCAAGACGGAGGGGCGCTCGAAGGTCTCCATCCTGTCGCTGTCCACGCTGTACGGGATGATGGTGCCGGCCGGCGCGCTGCTCTACTTCCTCTTCGACGCGATGCTGCAGTTCGAAAGCCTCGCGGCCAAGGCCCTGGCTTTCTCCGCGGGCACGTTCCTCTACATCGCCGTGTCGGACCTGCTGCCGCATGTGCACCGGCACGGCAAGGACCAGCCGGGCCGCAACGTGCTGGCGCTCTTCGCGGGCCTGCTGCTGATGTTCCTGCTCGCGCGGCTGATGGGGCACCCCGAGCACCCCGGCCACTGA
- a CDS encoding COG3014 family protein, with the protein MSIHSRSPVRLSGWGALALASVLLLSSGCAGDYVARTRGVRSAYQQGDYSRALSSLEAAAKEGPEQDRLLVLMDKGMVLHAAGQWAESNAVLEEAERLSEQIDSVSVSEEAKTLVTNERQRTYRGEDFEKLMISVLQALNYAELGDDEAAMVEVRQVNERLEKMIAEEKKPYEQLAIARYLGGVIREDQRDWDSAYIDYAKAYEIAPREDALAEPLLRLAKKVGRDDMYAELLAKYPDVPHAPLAPDEGQLVVVVEAGLSPEKQRGSRDPGGGGDLIEVPTYRNRGLAPPVSVALEGQSQQAVTVTSLADVAVVHLNDRIGRMLAKQLAGVAVKAGVAAGVGALTKSDELGVLTFLVLNAMNAPDLRSWLSLPAEFQVARFRVPAGNHTVRVTSWGQVTEHPVEVKPGRVELLVLRRY; encoded by the coding sequence ATGTCCATCCACTCCCGCAGCCCGGTCCGCCTGAGCGGGTGGGGCGCGCTCGCGCTCGCGAGCGTGCTCCTCCTGTCGTCGGGCTGCGCGGGTGACTATGTCGCGCGCACCCGGGGCGTGCGGTCCGCATACCAGCAAGGGGACTATTCGCGCGCGCTGTCCTCGTTGGAGGCCGCGGCGAAGGAAGGGCCCGAACAGGACCGCCTGCTGGTGTTGATGGACAAGGGCATGGTGCTGCACGCCGCCGGGCAGTGGGCGGAGAGCAACGCCGTGCTCGAGGAGGCGGAGCGGCTCAGCGAGCAGATCGACAGTGTCTCCGTCAGCGAGGAGGCGAAGACGCTCGTCACCAACGAGCGTCAGCGCACCTACCGGGGGGAGGACTTCGAGAAGCTGATGATTTCCGTCCTCCAGGCGCTCAACTACGCGGAGCTGGGCGACGACGAAGCCGCCATGGTGGAGGTCCGCCAGGTCAACGAGCGCCTGGAGAAGATGATCGCCGAGGAGAAGAAGCCCTACGAGCAGCTCGCGATTGCCCGCTACCTGGGCGGCGTCATCCGGGAGGACCAGCGGGACTGGGACTCGGCCTACATCGACTACGCGAAGGCCTATGAAATCGCGCCCCGCGAGGACGCGCTGGCCGAGCCCCTGCTGCGGCTGGCGAAGAAGGTGGGCCGCGACGACATGTACGCGGAGCTGCTGGCGAAGTACCCGGACGTCCCGCACGCGCCGCTGGCGCCGGACGAAGGGCAGCTCGTCGTCGTGGTGGAGGCGGGCCTGTCTCCCGAGAAGCAGCGCGGCTCCAGGGACCCGGGCGGCGGTGGCGACCTGATTGAAGTCCCCACCTACCGGAACCGGGGGCTCGCGCCGCCCGTGAGTGTCGCCCTGGAGGGCCAGTCCCAGCAGGCAGTGACGGTGACGTCCCTGGCGGACGTGGCCGTGGTCCACCTGAATGACCGGATTGGCCGCATGCTGGCGAAGCAGCTCGCGGGCGTGGCCGTGAAGGCGGGCGTGGCGGCGGGCGTGGGCGCGCTGACGAAGAGTGATGAACTGGGCGTGCTGACCTTCCTCGTTCTCAACGCGATGAATGCGCCAGACCTGCGTTCCTGGCTCTCCCTGCCTGCGGAGTTCCAGGTGGCGCGCTTCCGCGTGCCCGCGGGGAATCACACCGTGCGTGTGACGAGCTGGGGGCAGGTGACGGAGCATCCGGTGGAGGTGAAACCGGGCCGGGTGGAGTTGTTGGTGCTCCGGCGCTACTGA
- a CDS encoding response regulator, with translation MSEKRRILLIDDSEITLAMEKAVLEARGYEVIATSTLMEFEKTLQTWRPDLILTDIHMPEAKGTDICRTLKNEYGTQDIPIVLFSSLPDDELSKLAEQVGADGSLSKVNGLEAMGEKIDELVQSILW, from the coding sequence GTGTCCGAGAAGCGAAGAATCCTCCTGATTGATGACAGCGAGATTACGCTCGCGATGGAGAAGGCCGTGCTCGAAGCGCGCGGCTACGAGGTCATCGCCACCTCCACGCTCATGGAGTTCGAGAAGACGCTGCAGACCTGGCGCCCGGACCTCATCCTCACCGACATCCACATGCCCGAGGCCAAGGGCACGGATATCTGTCGCACGCTGAAGAACGAGTACGGCACGCAGGACATCCCCATCGTCCTCTTCTCCAGCCTCCCGGACGACGAGCTGTCCAAGCTGGCCGAACAGGTGGGGGCAGACGGCTCCCTGTCCAAGGTGAACGGACTGGAAGCCATGGGCGAGAAGATCGACGAACTGGTGCAGAGCATCCTCTGGTGA